A single genomic interval of Anopheles marshallii chromosome 2, idAnoMarsDA_429_01, whole genome shotgun sequence harbors:
- the LOC128709832 gene encoding shootin-1 — translation MDSSQSSPSKRSSIPIPKRKTSLHLYIAGGGSSSNSSSNVGSASASINDDEPSFTRSMLGSFVQAESPPGGGATPTEHVQLKETHNRLMEKCEQLAKRNALLEKSNEQLNYNVKQLVGDLENSQRVLTDFTEKNRRLRRKLSEIIPTPAPGEESITAIDAAESDEEQPAAATARVLPGASAAGAQVVGTESSGKGTEVDSLLNEMEKLKSYLNNVELQLYEANEKISELLENKQQYEENNRKLREENAELNKVARLMSRNMLESIDTSKRLENTFIKVQRERDQLVRQNRDSVDSKTSSNEEIQKMRSEIELQRKTYEAQFIEYKSLMSEEHERKTNDQIVALELEVEGLRQQLDEALQRAEQAEGEVQSLRQQLRISRVREWQSSNPGSASILGISEVLDSDDPLASLLRRCSVTEASPSGSSCVPVVSSAPALPFLPPPPPPPPPAPPLPANIFANTNHLTTGCDRALGLSEAISQQKLNHVAITNVNSPHRATGLDSVIADIKSGKVTLRRRRPNPPKHSADEEATGTSSSIRDSERDYNQMIARNPGLKEMYEIMARMKRHNRKSKIIYESELVGRGSGSDAAGQQDATDGGDRETRTRRTRLVMDVVDL, via the exons ATGGACAGTTCGCAATCATCGCCCTCGAAGCGCAGCAGCATTCCGATACCGAAACGTAAAACTTCGCTACACCTGTACATTGCGGGCGGTGGTTCATCATCCAATTCATCGTCGAACGTCGGTTCGGCTTCGGCTTCGATAAACGACGATGAACCTTCGTTCACGCGCAGCATGCTCGGTTCATTCGTGCAGGCAGAATCACCACCCGGTGGAGGCGCCACACCGACCGAGCACGTCCAGCTAAAGGAAACCCATAACCGGTTGATGGAAAAGTGCGAACAGT TGGCGAAGCGAAATGCGTTGTTGGAAAAGTCGAACGAACAGCTCAACTATAACGTGAAACAGCTTGTTGGCGATTTGGAAAATTCGCAACGTGTACTAACGGACTTTACGGAGAAAAACCGTCGCCTTAGGCGCAAGCTGTCCGAAATCATTCCAACACCAGCACCCGGCGAAGAAAGTATCACCGCCATCGATGCAGCAGAAAGTGACGAAGAACAACCTGCTGCTGCGACCGCTCGTGTGCTTCCGGGTGCAAGTGCAGCTGGAGCCCAGGTGGTTGGTACTGAATCGAGCGGCAAAGGTACGGAGGTGGACAGTCTGTTGAACGAGATGGAAAAGCTTAAATCCTATCTGAACAACGTGGAGCTGCAGCTGTACGAGGCGAACGAGAAAATCTCCGAATTGTTGGAAAAT AAGCAACAGTATgaggaaaacaatcgaaagtTGCGGGAGGAGAACGCCGAGTTGAACAAGGTGGCACGGCTTATGTCACGAAACATGCTGGAATCAATCGATACTAGTAAAAG GCTCGAAAACACATTCATCAAGGTGCAACGTGAGCGTGACCAGCTGGTCCGTCAAAATCGGGACTCGGTCGATTCGAAAACGAGCTCCAACGAAGAAATTCAGAAGATGCGGTCGGAAATTGAGCTACAGCGGAAAACCTATGAAGCACAGTTTATCGAATAT AAAAGTCTCATGAGCGAAGAGCACGAGCGCAAGACGAACGATCAGATCGTTGCCCTTGAACTGGAAGTCGAGGGACTTCGGCAGCAGCTGGATGAAGCATTGCAGCGGGCCGAGCAGGCCGAAGGGGAGGTCCAATCGTTGCGCCAGCAGCTCCGGATCAGCCGGGTCCGTGAGTGGCAAAGTTCCAATCCTGGTTCCGCGAGCATCCTCGGAATTTCTGAAGTTTTGGACAGTGACGATCCGTTGGCGTCTTTGCTGCGGCGCTGCAGCGTTACCGAAGCTTCCCCGTCCGGCTCGTCCTGTGTGCCGGTCGTGTCATCCGCACCTGCACTTCCATTTcttcctcctccaccaccaccaccaccacccgctcCACCGCTGCCGGCTAACATTTTCGCTAACACCAACCATCTAACGACTGGCTGTGACCGGGCGCTTGGCTTAAGCGAGGCGATTTCGCAGCAGAAATTAAATCACGTAGCAATAACGAATGTAAATAGTCCGCACCGGGCAAcag GTCTAGATTCGGTGATAGCAGATATTAAAAGTGGAAAGGTGACGTTAAGGCGACGGCGTCCGAATCCACCGAAACATTCCGCCGACGAAGAGGCAACCGGTACCAGCAGCAGTATTAGGGATAGTGAACGGGACTACAACCAGATGATCGCTCGCAACCCGGGCCTGAAGGAGATGTACGAAATTATGGCGCGCATGAAACGGCACAACCGGAAATCGAAAATCATCTACGAATCGGAGCTTGTTGGGCGGGGGAGTGGCAGCGATGCTGCTGGCCAACAGGACGCAACAGATGGGGGGGATCGTGAGACGCGAACACGGCGCACCCGTTTGGTGATGGATGTAGTCGATTTATGA
- the LOC128709830 gene encoding uncharacterized protein LOC128709830: MALLTPTTPSSALTGTVDLCATSLKSFDLKHGFCLTDDTTMDVCYSAISCGMNDAKANHQSGAYGADCGRNMLHQSYTPISAPPVPGFTGYSAEHEFPSEALQFHQLPQADTFKQVGGFYTTPAKGGDDLFFKFDPEYIEKLQSSSSILLSPAATIASTPLTCQSLLSCASSCTTATDYYNYNETNCQSKNQSPCSSPFDGDAWIDNGFTLNLMNLNGAGCCSPKRSNGELMAMGSCGTTSPTKNETTTLPSIRSAFGGTISGQFECANSTSKPDMSSGVEPSMSYIMDFLDSSFLEQYSNGNRADGGCNTVETCTDPALTAPDSYSYSAENYYKPLQGVEKPNREFKDIWRNAASVPATSINHTPTSPMVAKVEPLDMVDEPAEMDESFPSASTPRSCLWSGCNLELADQQQLVAHIEKQHVEPKRGEVFGCQWLDCPRQHRPFNARYKLLIHMRVHSGEKPNKCPFPSCKKAFSRLENLKIHQRSHTGERPYNCQFQGCTKAFSNSSDRAKHQRTHYDTKPYACQLPGCNKRYTDPSSLRKHVKNHGTRPTDVPIRRKPAQHDIPATRRYSEPTLSTMDAFNLEPYTNTSNDLVLDDVFVNKPSNLAQELHGSALDGTNGSDRRTTMDDFNDMSSCFMKILQLPSAVTDNSTAEIESNRYLMENLGLSFESDANYSNDESTVLGVATCRLANDTDGSGEKTLPTFGTEFDYFGAVV; encoded by the exons ATGGCACTGTTAACACCGACAACTCCCTCTTCGGCATTGACCGGTACGGTCGATCTGTGCGCTACAAGTTTAAAATCGTTCGATCTGAAACATGGCTTTTGCCTTACTGACGATACAACTATGGACGTGTGCTACAGTGCCATCAGCTGTGGCATGAATGATGCGAAAGCAAACCATCAGTCCGGTGCGTACGGTGCTGACTGTGGGCGGAACATGCTGCACCAAAGTTACACGCCGATTTCCGCTCCACCGGTGCCGGGATTTACGGGATACAGTGCGGAGCATGAGTTTCCTTCCGAAGCCCTTCAGTTTCATCAGCTACCGCAGGCGGACACGTTCAAACAAGTGGGTGGCTTCTATACGACCCCCGCCAAAGGGGGGGACGATTTGTTCTTCAAGTTTGATCCGGAGTACATCGAAAAGCTGCAGTCGTCCTCGAGTATATTGCTCTCTCCGGCGGCAACGATTGCCAGCACACCGCTCACGTGCCAAAGTTTGCTAAGCTGCGCCAGCAGTTGCACCACAGCGACGGATTATTACAACTACAACGAGACAAACTGCCAGTCAAAGAACCAGTCCCCTTGTTCCTCTCCGTTCGACGGTGATGCGTGGATCGATAATGGATTCACTCTGAACCTGATGAATCTTAACGGAGCCGGGTGTTGCTCGCCGAAAAGATCCAACGGCGAGCTGATGGCAATGGGCAGTTGTGGTACGACGTCaccaacgaaaaacgaaaccaccaCACTGCCCTCCATTCGGAGTGCCTTCGGTGGAACGATCAGTGGACAGTTTGAGTGCGCTAATTCGACCTCCAAACCCGATATGTCGTCCGGCGTTGAACCATCGATGAGCTACATTATGGATTTCTTGGATAGCTCTTTTTTGGAACAGTACAGCAACGGCAATAGAGCGGATGGGGGTTGCAACACTGTCGAAACGTGTACGGACCCGGCACTCACAGCGCCGGATTCGTACAGCTACTCGGCTGAAAACTACTACAAACCGCTCCAGGGTGTGGAGAAACCGAATCGAGAGTTTAAGGACATTTGGAGAAATGCTGCAAGCGTACCCGCGACGTCTATAAACCACACACCAACCTCCCCGATGGTTGCGAAAGTGGAACCACTGGATATGGTTGACGAACCGGCCGAAATGGACGAATCCTTCCCGTCGGCATCAACGCCACGTTCGTGCCTCTGGAGTGGTTGCAATCTGGAGCTCGCGGACCAGCAGCAGCTAGTGGCCCACATCGAGAAGCAGCACGTGGAACCGAAACGGGGCGAAGTATTTGGGTGCCAGTGGTTGGACTGTCCACGGCAGCACCGACCGTTCAATGCCCGCTACAAGCTGCTGATCCACATGCGTGTACACAGCGGGGAAAAGCCCAACAAATGTCCG TTCCCCAGTTGCAAGAAGGCTTTCTCTCGGTTGGAAAATCTGAAAATCCATCAACGATCGCACACGGGCGAGCGTCCGTACAACTGCCAGTTTCAAGGCTGCACCAAGGCGTTCAGCAACAGTTCGGATCGTGCCAAGCATCAGCGCACGCATTACGACACG AAACCGTACGCCTGTCAACTGCCCGGGTGCAACAAACGTTACACCGATCCGTCCAGCTTGCGGAAGCACGTGAAGAATCATGGAACGCGCCCGACGGACGTACCGATACGGAGAAAACCGGCACAGCACGACATTCCCGCGACAAGACGATACTCCGAACCGACCCTATCAACCATGGATGCGTTTAACCTGGAACCGTACACGAACACATCGAACGATTTGGTGCTGGACGATGTGTTTGTGAATAAACCGTCCAACCTAGCGCAGGAACTGCACGGTTCTGCTTTGGATGGGACCAATGGGAGCGATCGTCGTACCACTATGGATGACTTTAACGATATGTCCAGCTGTTTCATGAAGATTCTGCAACTGCCGTCTGCCGTCACCGACAACAGCACGGCAGAGATCGAAAGTAATCGCTATCTGATGGAGAATCTGGGACTTTCCTTTGAAAGTGATGCGAACTATTCGAACGATGAGAGTACCGTGCTGGGAGTTGCTACCTGTCGACTTGCAAACGACACCGATGGTAGTGGCGAAAAGACACTTCCAACGTTTGGCACTGAGTTTGACTATTTCGGTGCAGTTGTCTGA